A window of Pseudomonas alcaliphila JAB1 genomic DNA:
GAATTTGTGCTGGGCATCGGCCGCCACCGCACCCGATGCACCGAAGCCGTAGAACTCCACGCGCTGCGCGTTGGAGCAGGCGGCGATGGCGCGCTGTAACGCCTCGGGGTCGAGCTTCTCGCGCACCTCCATCAGCGTATGCAGGGTGGTGTCGAAGATCTTCAGGCTGAAGTCGGCGACCGAGTCATCCTCGTGAATCGCGAACTGACCGAAGCTGGCCCCGGCAGCCAGACTCTGCGCCAGCTTCAGCTTGAGGTCCTGGAAGCCGCTGCAACCGATGGCACGACAGAAGCGCACGATGGTCGGCTCGCTGATGCCGACACTATGCGCCAGCTCGGCCATGGAGCTGTGCATCACCGATGCAGGATCGAGCAAGACGTGATCGGCCACCTTGAGTTCGGACTTGCGCAGCAGGTGGCGCGACTGGGCGATGTGTTGCAACAGATTCACTGAGATAGGCTCTATGCAGAAAAGGGTCTACCGCGGCACTCGGCGGGTCATAGCTCGGTTATGATCGGCGGCCGGCGGTTGTAGTGACCTTGTAGTTATACTACATAGCTCGCGCCCGCGCACAGCCAAGCGGCTGCCAATTCGCTGAACGAACTTTCCGGCAGAGGGGCGCAGCCGATCTTTTCACTGCCTCTTTGCTGCAAACGCAGGTAGCTTGCAACGGCCTGCCACAACGAGTCGGAGTCTTCCCTTGAGCATCCCCTGCGACATGCTGGTCTTCGGTGGTACGGGCGATCTGGCCCTGCACAAGCTGCTGCCAGCGCTCTATCACCTGCACCGCGAAGGACGCCTGCACGCCGATGTGCGCATCCTCGCCCTGGCCCGCAGCAGCCACAGCCGCGAGGCCTACCAGGCCCTGGCCGAGCGTCACTGCCGCGCTCAGGTGGCGCGCGCCGACTTCGCCAACGAGACCTGGGCCAGCTTCGCCGCGCGCCTCGACTACTTCGCCATGGACGCTGCGCAGAGCGCCGATTTCGGCCGCCTGGCCAAGCGCCTGGGGCGTGATGACGAGCGCGTACGGGTCTACTACCTGGCCACCGCACCGAGTCTGTTCGAAGCCATCGCAGCGCACCTGGCCAACGCCGGCCTGGCTGGTCCTGCAGCGCGCATCGTGCTGGAAAAACCCATCGGCCACTCGCTGGAATCGGCCCGCGCGATCAACGCCGCCATCGGCGCCGTGTTCGACGAAGCGCGGGTGTTTCGCATCGACCATTATCTGGGCAAGGAAACCGTGCAGAACCTCATGGCGCTGCGCTTCGCCAACGCCTTGTTCGAGCCGGTGTGGCGCGCCGGGCATATCGACCACGTACAGATCAGCGTCTGCGAAACCCTTGGTGTGGAGAACCGCGGCAGCTACTACGACCAGGCCGGCGCCATGCGCGACATGATCCAGAACCACCTGCTGCAGCTGCTCTGCCTGGTGGCCATGGAGGCGCCGGTGCGCTTCGACGCCGAGGCAGTGCGCAATGAGAAGGTGAAGATCCTCGAAGCGCTGAAACCCATCTCCGGGCTCGACGTGCAGGACAAGACCGTGCGCGGCCAGTACACCGCCGGCAAGATCGGCGGCCATGACGTGCCCGCCTACTACTTCGAGAAGAACGTCGACAACGACAGTGACACCGAAACCTTCGTCGCCGTGCAGGTGGAGATCGACAACTGGCGCTGGGCAGGCGTGCCCTTCTACCTGCGCACCGGCAAGCGCCTGGCGAAGAAAACCTCGGAAATCCTCATCCAGTTCAAGCCGGTGCCGCACCGTCTGTTCCATGAGGGCGAAGCCAACCAGTTGCTGATCCGCCTGCAGCCGGAAGAGCGCATCAGCCTGCAGCTGATGGCCAAGAACCCCGGCAAGGGCATGCACCTCAAACCCGTGGAGCTGGACCTCAATCTGGCCAATGCCTTCAACCAGCAGCGCCGCTGGGACGCCTACGAACGTCTGCTGCTCGACGTGATCGAGGGGGACTCCACCCTATTCATGCGCCGCGATGAAGTGGAAGCGGCCTGGCAGTGGGTCGATCCCATCCTGCAGGGCTGGCTCCAGCACTACCAGAGCCCGCGCCCCTACCCGGCCGGCAGCGATGGGCCGGAGCAACTGCAACACCTGCTGGAGCGCCACGGGCGGCATTGGGCCGAATGACCAACCTGGCAGCTTCTTGCGCAGCGTGCTGTGGATAAATCTGCGCTGAAACTGGCGCAGGCCAGTGAATACAGGCTGTTCAGCAGACTGCGCAATAACCTGCACAGCACTGCGCAACTTGTTGCGCAATATAGCGTGACGAAACACTCATCGTGACCAATAACGCCCAATAGGTCATGCTAACTATATGTTTATAAAAGATTTTATATTTATGGCATGCCGCTCGCTTTAGCCATGGCTCCCGGATCGATCACGATCCATGACCCAGGCAAGGAGAGCACTCATGCCAACACCCGCGTATCTGTCCCTCGAAGGCACCAAACAAGGTCTGATCACCGCTGGCACCTTCACCGAGGACTCGGTCGGCAACATTTTCCAGGAAGGTCATGAAGACCAGATTCTGGTGCAAGCCTACAACCACCAGGTCATCATCCCGCGCGACCCGCAGTCCGGCCAACCAACCGGCCAGCGCGTGCACAAGCCGCTGATGATCACCAAGGTCTTCGACAAGTCCTCGCCGCTGATCTTCAACGCCCTGACCTCCGGCGAGCGTCTGAACAAGTGCCGTCTGGAGTGGTACCGCACCTCCTCCACCGGTACCCAGGAGCACTACTTCACCATCGAGCTGGAAGACGCCGTGATCGTCGACGTACAGTCGCGCATGCCGAACTGCCAGGACCCGAACATGGCGCACTTCACCCACCTGGAAGACGTCTACTTCACCTACCGCAAGATCGTCTGGACCCACGAAGTCTCCGGTACTTCCGGCTCCGACGACTGGCGTACCCCGATCTCTGCCTAAGGCGGGATCGCGTCCGCGTCACCGCAGCGGCCAGGCATCGTCCTGGCCGTTGCGTTTCGGCAGGCTGCGCACAAAGCGCTGGCCAATCGCCGAAAACCTCGACCGTTGCCAGCGCGCAGCGGCCGATTCGGTTACAACCTGGAGCGCGCCACGCGCCCATCATGGAATGATCGAGAGGAACAACGAATGTTCGCCCAGGCCAACCAGACCCATTTCAGCCTCAGCATCGACGGTGTCGAACACGACCTGCAGGTGCTCGAGTTCAAAGGGCGCGAGGCGATCAGCCAACCTTACGCCTTCGACGTGGAACTGATCAGCGAACGCCCCGACCTCGATCTGGAGAGCCTGCTGCACCAGCGCGCCTTTCTCGCCTTCGATCAGAACGGCGCCGGTATCCACGGTCTGATCCACCGCATCGCCCAGGGCGAATCCGGCAAGCGCATGACCCGCTACCGCCTGACCCTGGTGCCGCAATTGACCTACCTGGCACACCGCACCAATCAGCGCATCTTCCAGCACCTGACGGTGGAGAAGATCATCGGCCAGGTGCTCGAAGAGCACGGCATCCAGGCCGACGCTTACCAATTCCAACTCGGCTCGCTCTACCCCGAGCGCGAATACTGCGTGCAGTACGACGAGAGCGACCTGCACTTCGTCCAGCGCCTGTGCGAGGAGGAAGGCATCCACTACCACTTCCAGCACAGCAGCGCAGGCCATGTACTGACCTTCGGCGACGACCAGACCGTGTTCCCGCGTCTGGCACCGCTGGCCTACCAGCAGGACAGCGGCCTGGTGGCTGACGACCCGGTGATCAAGCACTTCGGCGTGCGCGTGGAAACCCGCACCAGCCAGGTCACCCGCCGCGACTACGACTTCGAGAAACCGCGCCTGCAGCTGGAGGCCAAGGCCGACGGCGACGTACAGCCCAAGCTGGAAGACTACGACTACCCGGGCCGCTATACCGACCGCGAGCGCGGCAAGCACCTGGCCAAACGCGCCCTGGAGCGCCACCGCCACGACTTCGAACTGGCCCAGGGCGACGGCGACTCGCCGACCCTGGTCAGCGGCCACTTCCTCGACCTGACCGAGCACCCGCGCGACGCCTGGAATCAGCTCTGGCTGCTCACCGAAGTGCTGCACGAAGGCAAGCAGCCGCAGGTGCTGGAAGAGTCGGTGCTTGATCTCCCCTCTCCCATTCATGGGAGAGTGGCCGGGGGAGAGGGTAAAGCCGACGACACCGACTTCCACCAAGGCTACCGCAACCGTTTCACTGCCACGCCCTGGGACGTGCCCTATCGCCCATCCCTGGCCCACCCGAAACCGCGCATCCTCGGCAGCCAGAGCGCTGTGGTCACAGGCCCGGCTGGCGAAGAAATCCACTGCGACCAATATGGCCGGGTGAAGGTGCAATTCTTCTGGGATCGCGAAGGTCAGGCGGACGATAAAACCAGCTGCTGGCTACGCGTCAGCTCCAGCTGGGCCGGTGACCGCTACGGCGCCATCACCATCCCGCGCATCGGCATGGAAGTGCTGGTCACCTTCCTCGAAGGCGACCCCGACCAGCCGCTGGTTACCGGCTGCCTGTACCACGCCGAACACGTGGTGCCCTACGACCTGCCGGCAAACAAGACGCGCAGCGTGTTCAAGACCCTCAGCAGTCCCGGCGGTGGCGGTTACAACGAACTACGCATCGAAGACCGCAAGGGCGCCGAGCAGATCTACGTCCACGCTCAGCGCGACTGGGACGAGAACATCGAACACGACCAGAAGATCCGCGTCGGCAACGAACGCCACGACACCGTCGAGGCCAACGTCTACAGCCACTTCAAGGCCGAAGAACACCGCACCACCCACGCCGACCGCAAGACCGAGATCAAGGCCAACGACCACCTCACCGTTGGCGACAGCCAGCACATCAAGCTCGGCAACGGCCAGTTCATCCAGGCCGGCCAGGAAATCCACCTCTCCAGCGGCCTCAAGGTCGTGCTCGAAGCCGGCAGCGAACTGACCCTCAAGGGCGGCGGCAGCTTCATCAAACTCGATGGCGGCGGCGTCACCCTGGTGGGGCCGGTGATCAAGATCAACTCCGGCGGTGCGCCGGGCAGTGGTTCGGGAGCGGCACCAGTGTTGCCGGGCGCGGCGAAGCCGGCGGATGCGGATGTGCCGGGAATTCCACTGGAAGCACTAGTCAAACAAAACATGCTGTTTCGCAGCACCCGAGCTGGCGTATGTGAGGTGTGCGAAGCCGCTAAGGCGTCAAAGGGAGATAAGGCATGAGCGTCCCAATGCCCGATGGAAACGGTGCCATTCTGCTAGACGGAGCTCGTTACGAGAGCGCGACGGCGTGGCTTTATCAGTGCTTCCCTGGCCATCAACCACGACCGTTATTGCTCGGTACGGCCTATGAACCCATAGCGGACGCTGGCCCTATTTTGCTGGATGCTCCGGTTGGCAGCATGGCCTATGACGCCTGGAGACACGGAACCGAAATCAAGGATGGTCTCTGGCTGGAAAGCGATGCATCGTTGGACGATCTGCATCGCATACTGCAGCGCCGCCTGCGCATCTTCACCCCAGAACATCGCGAACTCTGGCTACGCCTGGGTGACGCCCGACCGCTGTATCAGGCATGGCAGCGTGAAGGGCAATGGCCGGAGGGATTCTGGCACCGTATCTCACGCATCTGGCTGCACCACGAAGGCACAATCTTTTGCGCCTGGCAAAACGAACACCCAGAGAAAGACGGCGCGCCAGCCGAACTAGATCTCGCCGCGCAAATGACACTCGACTGGCGACTGCTGGAGGCGCTTGCCGAACAGGACGACAGGGCACAGGAAGCTCTTCTATGACAGCTCAAACTCCCGCTCCATCCAGCCTGACAGTAGCTGGATGCCCCCTGCTCAGCGCTGTACTCCCGCTACGCTATGCGCTTGGCCCGACCCTGACAGTGGATACCAGCGCCTATGGGTTGCCAGCTGTACAGGGCGACTTTCCTGCAATAGGCGATTACTTCGAGCCCCTTCAGGGCCGTCCGCTGAACTACACCGCTCGTCTGTTACGCGATGGCTGGCTGTACGTCTGGCAGAGCGGCCTAAAACAACTGGTCGAGTACCGTGTCAACGCGGCTGCCTTTACCCAAACAGCTCGCGGCGGCAAAGTCATCGACGCGCGTAGCCTGCCCTATTTACTCCTTCCCGCAGGAACACCGGCCATGCTGGCGTGGTCTCCTCGTCAGTGGAGCGATAGCCAGTTCAACTCTGCCAAGGGAAAAGAAGATGTACGTCAGCGCGTGATGCGCACCATCACCCCTGGAGCAGCACCATTCAGCGGTCAAGCCCGCACGATTCACGAACGTATCGGCGACTACATGGACGCCAACTGGTATGGCTGGAGTTGTGAACCCTCAACCAGTCACCGTCCAGCCTGGCCAAAGCTGCTCGACGACATGCAGCGCTGCGAGCAACAAGCCTATGCTTTGATCGACGATCCGTGGGGCGTATTGCTGGATCTGGCCAAGCTGCTTCGCGCTCGCCAGCAGGCATTCGAGGTGACGCGTGAAATCCATGGTGAAGACTGGGCCATGGCAGGCGTACTCAAATCTCTGGCAGAAGGCGACCCGCAAATCGGCGGCCAACTGCGCAGCATCACCAATTACCGCAAGCTACAAACTACCTGGCAGCAGCAAACGCAAGAGGAGGAAGAATACAGCGCCGATGTGCGCCGCATCAGCGAGCTTTGGTCAGCTTGGCTAAATACCCTAGCTCAGCGCGGCCCTGCCAGCCTGGATACTGCCTGTGGCCATTTCGACATCACCCAACCCGATCCACGTGCAGAGCTAGAACTCCACTTCGCTGCAGCCTGCCTTGGCCCTGCAACAACCGGTCCCGGAGCCAAGGCCATAGCGAATGCCCTGACACTCCAGCAGCAAGAGGGAAAACCCTGGCTGGTTTGGGCGTTACTGGGTTTGGGCAAACGCCTCGGTGTCGGCGAAATCAATTCCCTGGTAGGACTGGCTGACGGCGCAAGAGACAACGGTGCAAGCGCGCTGAACGAAGCACACAAACTGGCGCAATTGCTGAACCAAGCAGCCGATAAACTGGGCCGGCATATTCTGGGTTCGCCATTGGAAGCCCTGTTTACAGCGCTCGCGCCTATCGTGGGCTTGGGCCTACAGAAAGCTGACGAAGGGTCCAAGGCCGCCGGACGTCTCTACCTCGCCGCAGCTCTGGCGCGAAGCCAGCAGCGCCTTGCTATTGAGGCTGTCACTCAGCGGCAACTGGGTGAGTGGATGAGCGATCTGATGGGCACACGCCCTAATCTACCAGCCCGTCTAAAACCCACACAGCTAAGTGTTGCGGTCAGCGATGCACTGCCTTTCTTCAGAATGCTGCCGGCCAGAGACTTACCACCCTTGCCTGCCCAATTAACGGCTGACGTTAACCTTCGGGGAATGCTTGATCTTGGAAAGAGCGCTCTGGAGAAAGCTCCCATTAAATGTGTGGTGGCGCTAATTGCGGGTGTGAACTTTGTTTGGAGCGGAGGTCAGCTTGTCAAAGATAAAAACCTAAAAGCATCATTCTCGGCCGCAGCCGGCATGTCAGGTATCTCCAGTGCAATAACGGCGACCTTACAGAAAGTTGCCGAACTAGATTGGGAAGCAACAGTCAAGGCTCAAGGTGCTATGCATCTCTCCTCGCAGAAGGCCTTGGCAGATGCATTAGGAATAGGCGCAAAAGCTTCAGTTCTACAGTCGATCACTTCTGGCTTTGATGTATTGGTCTACGGAATCGAATCACTAGAAGCCTATAAAGTCGGCGATGTGGATACTGCAGCCATCAATGCAGGATTAACCTTAGCCTCTGCCGCCAACCTGCGTCTGTATGTGCAAAGTTTCCGAGCCATACGTGCCGCCCGTGCTGCCATCATAGCCGGTGAGGCTGCCGCTATAGGGCGAGGTGTCAGTGTGGCACCACACTTCGCGGCGCGTGCTCTGGGATGGACCATCTTGATAGTCGGCGGAGTAATTGCCCGTCAATATACGCAGGACACACCTCTCGAGGCTTGGGTAAAAGGCACCCGATTCGGCACGCGTCCAGCCGATTGGTCGACCAGCTACGAAAAATCGATGACCGAGTTCTACAAGGTAGTCTTCCCTATCAGCTTCGAGGCTTATCGTATCAATGAATTGAATCCATATCGTGGAATGCAAACCATCACTTATATGCTTTTGCGCTTGCCGGGTAAAAACACACTGACTGATGACATGATCCATTTCAAAGGATACGAAACCTGGGGCAGCTTCTTTGGTCTGGGTGGTACACGCAAGGCAGTGGAGTGGACAGGAAAAGACTTCGATCACCATGGTGGTACACGGGTTAAACCCGAGCCCGGTGTTGCTGTCTACCGTCGCGTTTATCACGAAGAGAATGGTGACAAGCTCGATGCCATTCATGGCGAACTTCGCTATTCACCCATCGACGGTTTGACCCTACCGGCTATAGAAATCAAGGAACTCGCATGGCTGTAAGCGACCTGATCCAACAAGCGCGCACCCGTTTCGGGCAGGCGCCCAGTGTGCTATTGCGCGCCGACGAGCCCACTGGAGAAAAACCCCGAGAACTCTTCGTTACCGATGAACATACCGGGCATTATTTGGCCCTCAAGACCGGCGGTGATTCTGACAGAGGAATCGTAACTGGCGCTCTAGGAGGAACGGTGTCAATTGCAATGGGGCTCTTCAGCCTTTTTTTTGCAATTAAGGGTGAATGGGATGGTGTTGCAGTCACCTTACCTGTTGCCCTCATTTGTCTGCTTGCCCCTCTCTCTTGGGAGGTTAGTCGTCCGCTCCCACTGCCAATTCTCTTTAACCGCCGCACCCGAGAAGTCTATTTCGATCACAATGGCAAGCTGTACCACAGCCCCTGGGACGGTATACAGGCGCTGGCAGGCGAGTTCGTTATGGTTGGTCCACATACCGGAGGTATGCGAAATGCCTCACTGGAAATCCTCGTACGCCGCCTCGGCGAGCCCGATAACGCCTTGCTGGTAAGCCTTGGTCTACCGATGGGCAAAACCCTGCAAATGCAGAAAGGCTTTTGGGAATGGCTACGCGCCTATATGGACAATGGTCCCTGGTTTGATGAGAACGGCCAGTGCAGCGCCTCTGACGCATACGTAAAGGAAATGCTTTCTGCCCATACCAAACCCACAGGCTTTCTTGCCTTCCGGCGGCAAAGGATCGCCGACAAAAAGACAGCCAACGAGGGCAAGAACTACCTGGAGTGGACTGATGCGGTTCTCTATCTGGGGCACCTGCTTTTCTACCCGATGAACTGGCTGCAGGAGTTCACCTACAACATCGCCAAGCGCCGTTCCCGCAATCGCTGGCCACAGATTGTCACAGAACGCCTACAGCCAAACGGCCCGACCACGCGACTTATCGACCTGGAGCGTGAGCGTGGGCTGGACGTATAAATCCGTACATACACTCAACGAAGTCAAGGAAAGACCATGCAACAAGCCACCTGGAACCACGCCCAATACCTCAGCGTGCTGTCCTGGACAATGTTCAGTGCCACCATCACAAGCACACAGCTATTTCTTGTATTTTTCCCTTTTGGCAATCTGGATGAGTACGTACTGGGTTGGCCTCTCGGACTATCGCTGACCGCAAATGCCATACTTGTTATTGCGTCCACATTAGGCCGCCGCGACCAATATGTTCGCATCTCATTGACGGATAACGGAATCCAATATGATGACGAAGCCGAGTCCTACCGCCGCAACGAACTGCTTCGTGCCAGTGACATCAAGAAGATCCGCGTTCGACGCAATCCATTCTTCAAGTCACTGACGATCGACATGAAGAAAGACAATCAACGCTTCTTTCTGAGCAATGTGTCTCTCACAGAGAATTTTCTGGCGGAAGCCAATGCGCTCATCAACCAAGCAGCGGACAACTCGCCACAAACTGGCCTGCAAAAGGCGTAAGTTGCAAAGAGGAAGGCGACCGAGCATCGCACTGCAAGAACTCACTGAACTCAGAGTCACAAACAGTGCGGTGCACCGTTTTTCGGATTCCACCTCGCACGGCTACATAGAGCCATGAATGTACTGATAAAGGTTTTCCCGGATAGCATTTTTAGCGTCGATGACACTGGCAGTGTTTCGATGATCGAACGCCACTCTGCTACGTTCATCACTCATGTGTTGAGATGGGGGTGGTTAGTACTTCTTCTGGCTTTTATCGCGTCATACCGAGTCGACTTTGCAGGACTTACGGTCACATTGTTTTGCTTGATGGTGGGATATCCGCTCATTGTGCTGGTAATCGCGAACTGGATATTTCCCGCCACCACCTCCGAGGCTCACTTCGACGCTGAGGGGCTTCATCTGGCCATCGGCCATGCGCAAAACCTGACGGCCCATGCCAGTATTTTCGTTCCTTACCGAGAGATCACTGAACTGGTGACTCTTGACCATTATCGAGATCTGGGCCGATACGGCACCACATGGTTTCGTAGCTACATCATCAAAACGAAAGAGCCATACGGCGAAAAGCCTTACCTGCAGATCAACACCAAACGTAGTGCGGAGTCGGTGTATTCCGTTTTGAACAGAGTCGCTCAACTGCCTGCTGCACAACACATCCGCATACCACCGATGGTTACTATTGGCGATCCGCCCTTCAGCCCAGCAAGAAGACGCGAACAGCGCGAAGAGCGTGAGAGGCGTCTACGCGGAGACGTGTAATGGCTAGAGAGCACAAAGTTGCCGACGGACAAAACCCGGCCTAGGTGGCGAAGTCCAGTCCCAGTAGAGCCTTCCGCCAGCGCAACCTGCGACGCCCCATCATCGAGATAATTTGCCGAGGTGCGAAAAGCATCAGGGCCGGAGCCGAGCTCCTTTAGTAACTGCTTCGCGTCGGGCATGCGCCAGCACGATCAGCAGTACCAACATCCCCACCCCACCCGCAGCCACGAACAACCCCTCATACCCCAACGCCTTGGCCAGCACCCCGCTGCTGGCCCCGACGAAGCCGGACAGCAGCAACTGTGCCGAGGCCTGCAAGGTGAAGTCGGCGCCTTCGTGTTCGGGGCGGCACATGCGCATCATCGCGGCGAACAGGGCGACGGTGGACATGCCGTCGGCCACCTGCTCGAACAGGGTCACGGCATAGACCAGTCCGGTATTGGCACCTTGCCCCACCAGCAAGGCCAGGGCGGCGATGCCGATGGCCTGCAGGGCACCGAACAGGATCAGAGCGCGCAGCACACCGATGCGGGCGTAGAGCAGGCCGCCAAGCAAGGCACCGCCGATGCCTGCCAGGCTGCTGATCAGAGTCAGTTGGCCGAGTGCCGCCGTGCTCCAGCCCTGATCCACCAGCATCGGCTTGATCATCGGTGAGCCGAGCGAATCACCGAGCTTGAAGGTCAGCACCACCGCCAACCACAGCAGCATGCCGGGCTGCGCCAGCAGGCCGCGATAGTGGTTCAGCAGCAGGCGCGGGCCGAGGGCGGTTTCCGCCTGTGCAGGCTGGAAGGGCAGCACGCGGCGCTCGGGAAACAGCCAGATCGGCACGGTCATCAGCAGAATCAGGCCGGCCAGCAGGCCAAGCGCCAGGTTCCAACCCAGCGGGTCGATCACCAGCAGCAGGCCACTGCCGCTGACGATCATGCCGACCTTGTAGCCACCGACCTGCAGGCTGTTGCCCAGACCGCGCCAGAGCTCGGGCAACAGACGCACGGTGAGGCCATCGGTGGCGATGTCCTGGGACGATGCCAGCAAGTTGATCAGTAGCAGCAAGCCGAGCAACAACCACAGGCCGGAGCCGAACAGCGTCTGCGGAGCGAGCAGCGCCAGTGCCACGACACAGACAATCACGCCACTTTGCAGCGGCAGGATCCAGCCACGGTGATGGCCCAGGCGGGGCGAGGCCAGACGGTCGATCCAGGGCGCCCACAAGACTTTAAGTAGCCAGGGCAGCGCCAGCAGCTTGAGCAGGCCGATCAGCGCCAGGTCGACGCCATGCTGGCGCAGCAGCACCGGCAGCGCGTGGGCGATCAGCCCGGAAGGCAGGCCCTGCGCACAGTACAGCGAGGCCAGCAGCACCAGCGTGGCGTTGGACGGGCGAGAGGCGGTGGGCGACATGGCGGGCGCTCGCGGCAAAAGCGCAAGCCTAGTGGTTTGCGCCGGTCAGCGGCAACGAGGCGGTGGTTACAGTTCGTAGCTCGGCGGGTCGCGGCTGAAGCCCCTCCCACGGGGCAGGACGTTCGATTAGTTGTAGCCCGGATGCAATCCGGGGCCGTTGCCATCGCTCCCGGATTGCATCCGGGCTGCGTGAAAAACGTTCACGGCATCAAAGGTCTTACAGGCTATTCAGGCACTCGCTCAGGCCACCGGCCAGGTTTTCCAGCAGTTGTTCATAGCCGTTGGCACTGACTGGCAGGGCGCCGCCGAGGGCATCGAGTTCCGCCAGTTTCACCGGCAAGCCGGCTGTGAGGGTTTCGGCCAGGCGCGGGCGCAGAGGCGGTTCGCTGAATACGCAGCTCGGGCCCGTCTGTTGCAGCGTCTTGCGCATGGCAGCGACGTGACGGGCGCCGGGCTGTACTTCGGTCAGCACGCTGAACACGCCTGCGTGCTTGAGGCCGTAGGCGGCCTCGAAATAGTCGAAGGCTTCGTGGAAGACGAAATACGGCTTGCCCTGCAAAGCGGCCAGTTGCGGGCGAATGCGGCCATCGAGCGCATCCAGGCGCGCTTCGAAGGCTTTGAGATTCGCGGCGTAACGCGCGGCGTTGGCGGCATCCAGCTTGGCCAGGTCTGCCGCCATGCGCGCGGCGATCACCTTGGCGTTGTCGGCGGCCAACCACAGGTGGGCATCCAGGCTGCCCGGACGGTGATCATGGTCATGACCAAGCTCATCGCTGGCATGTTCGTGGCCATGATCATGCTCGTCTTGGTCATGATCGTGTTCGTCGTGGCTATCGCCGAAGTGGCGCAGGGTCATGCCGGGCAGATCCTGCACCGCCACCTGAGGCTTGTCGCGGCTGCCCAGCACCCGCGGCAGAAAACCCTCCATGTCCGGGCCGATCCAGTACAGCAGGTCGGCATCACGCACTCGCCGTACGTCGGATGGGCGCAACGCATAGTGGTGCGGCGAGGCACCGGGCGGCAGCAGCACCTCGGGTTCGCCGATGCCGTCCTGCACCGCCGCGGCGATCAGTTGCAGCGGTTTGATACTGGTCAGCACACGCACCTCGGCTTGGGCGCTGGCGACGGAAAGCAGGGTAAAGAGACAGAAAAGACGCAACACGGGGCATACTCGGATGGAATTGAACGGGTAATATAATAACGTCTCTTACCAGCGCCGTCCTTGCCCATGACCGACACACCCCTGGCTGCACGCCCTCACGACCACTCCCGTTGCGTCAGCCATGCACTGGCCGAGGCCGAAGCCATCTGCTCGCGCCAAGGCCTGCGCCTGACCGCCCTGCGCAAAC
This region includes:
- a CDS encoding MFS transporter; the protein is MSPTASRPSNATLVLLASLYCAQGLPSGLIAHALPVLLRQHGVDLALIGLLKLLALPWLLKVLWAPWIDRLASPRLGHHRGWILPLQSGVIVCVVALALLAPQTLFGSGLWLLLGLLLLINLLASSQDIATDGLTVRLLPELWRGLGNSLQVGGYKVGMIVSGSGLLLVIDPLGWNLALGLLAGLILLMTVPIWLFPERRVLPFQPAQAETALGPRLLLNHYRGLLAQPGMLLWLAVVLTFKLGDSLGSPMIKPMLVDQGWSTAALGQLTLISSLAGIGGALLGGLLYARIGVLRALILFGALQAIGIAALALLVGQGANTGLVYAVTLFEQVADGMSTVALFAAMMRMCRPEHEGADFTLQASAQLLLSGFVGASSGVLAKALGYEGLFVAAGGVGMLVLLIVLAHARREAVTKGARLRP
- a CDS encoding toxin VasX — translated: MTAQTPAPSSLTVAGCPLLSAVLPLRYALGPTLTVDTSAYGLPAVQGDFPAIGDYFEPLQGRPLNYTARLLRDGWLYVWQSGLKQLVEYRVNAAAFTQTARGGKVIDARSLPYLLLPAGTPAMLAWSPRQWSDSQFNSAKGKEDVRQRVMRTITPGAAPFSGQARTIHERIGDYMDANWYGWSCEPSTSHRPAWPKLLDDMQRCEQQAYALIDDPWGVLLDLAKLLRARQQAFEVTREIHGEDWAMAGVLKSLAEGDPQIGGQLRSITNYRKLQTTWQQQTQEEEEYSADVRRISELWSAWLNTLAQRGPASLDTACGHFDITQPDPRAELELHFAAACLGPATTGPGAKAIANALTLQQQEGKPWLVWALLGLGKRLGVGEINSLVGLADGARDNGASALNEAHKLAQLLNQAADKLGRHILGSPLEALFTALAPIVGLGLQKADEGSKAAGRLYLAAALARSQQRLAIEAVTQRQLGEWMSDLMGTRPNLPARLKPTQLSVAVSDALPFFRMLPARDLPPLPAQLTADVNLRGMLDLGKSALEKAPIKCVVALIAGVNFVWSGGQLVKDKNLKASFSAAAGMSGISSAITATLQKVAELDWEATVKAQGAMHLSSQKALADALGIGAKASVLQSITSGFDVLVYGIESLEAYKVGDVDTAAINAGLTLASAANLRLYVQSFRAIRAARAAIIAGEAAAIGRGVSVAPHFAARALGWTILIVGGVIARQYTQDTPLEAWVKGTRFGTRPADWSTSYEKSMTEFYKVVFPISFEAYRINELNPYRGMQTITYMLLRLPGKNTLTDDMIHFKGYETWGSFFGLGGTRKAVEWTGKDFDHHGGTRVKPEPGVAVYRRVYHEENGDKLDAIHGELRYSPIDGLTLPAIEIKELAWL
- the znuA gene encoding zinc ABC transporter substrate-binding protein ZnuA; this encodes MLRLFCLFTLLSVASAQAEVRVLTSIKPLQLIAAAVQDGIGEPEVLLPPGASPHHYALRPSDVRRVRDADLLYWIGPDMEGFLPRVLGSRDKPQVAVQDLPGMTLRHFGDSHDEHDHDQDEHDHGHEHASDELGHDHDHRPGSLDAHLWLAADNAKVIAARMAADLAKLDAANAARYAANLKAFEARLDALDGRIRPQLAALQGKPYFVFHEAFDYFEAAYGLKHAGVFSVLTEVQPGARHVAAMRKTLQQTGPSCVFSEPPLRPRLAETLTAGLPVKLAELDALGGALPVSANGYEQLLENLAGGLSECLNSL